A genomic window from Pecten maximus chromosome 6, xPecMax1.1, whole genome shotgun sequence includes:
- the LOC117329297 gene encoding ER membrane protein complex subunit 6-like — MASGVAVKTKRKGKDNVTAYSELAMRGNAFVLEYCRTSMSALSGAAAGILGLTALYGFAFYFVTSIILSVMLYLKAGSAWHKYFVNRRGLFINGLLGGLFTYILVWTFLYGMVHVY; from the exons ATGGCGTCAGGTGTGGCAGTGAAGACGAAACGGAAAGGAAAAG ACAATGTGACAGCATACAGTGAGCTGGCCATGCGCGGAAATGCTTTTGTCTTGGAGTACTGTAGGACCTCCATGTCAGCACTGTCTGGGGCAGCAGCAGGTATCCTCGGACTGACGGCACTTTATGGCTTCGCATTTTACTTTGTCACATCTATCATCTTATCT GTTATGCTGTATCTCAAGGCAGGATCTGCATGGCACAAATACTTCGTGAACAGACGGGGCCTGTTTATAAATGGACTTCTGGGAGGACTTTTT ACATATATCCTGGTTTGGAC GTTTCTATATGGGATGGTTCATGTTTATTAA